In Micromonospora cremea, the genomic window CCACCGCTAATGCCGGCAGGCCGAGCAGTGGCGCGATCACGTCGTTCGCGTCGGTCATCCACGTGGACGCCCACACGAGATCGCAGGGAAGTGCCGCCAGCCGCGAGCCGTGTTCCGACCTGATCCTGCCGAGCAGCGGATGAGTGTTTCCCGCTCGGGGGAGCGCGTCATCTCGGCCTCCCGTCATGCCCGCGGGCGCTGCCTGTGGCGCTCCGAACGGGATGAGAGGTCCGTCCACATCGAGGAAGAGCAGCGGCCGTTGCGCAGGGGCGGGCATGGGCCGCAGGATAACGTTCGCCCCGTGAGCCGGGGGCCTTGCGTTCAGTTCAACGTAGCCAGCGGACGCGTTCTTCGATTCCGCCGATCGCCTTCCGCCACACACCGCTGAACAAGCCGCCTTGGAGGGACGCAAGTTGGCGACGGGCGCGCAGGCCGGCGATCGGCCTGTCGACGACCCGAAAAAGATCATCGAGGTGATCCAGGGGCGAACCCACGGTCAGCAGCTTCAGCACATCGTCAAGCTCGAGCGCCTCTGAGATCTCTCGAATGAGATCGCGGTGAGCGATGAACAATGTCGGGACCCACTGCGCCGGCGGAAATCTCAGGCTGTAAGAGACGAGGTCGAAGTCGAAGCTATGGTCATCGTCAGGCTCCTTCGCGGTGCTGCCCATCCGGTCCATGAAGCTCTCCCACCCTGCGATGGTGGCCAATTCATGGGATTCGGTCCTGGCCACATACTTGCGCATGGATTCCGCGGATCTGAATAGGAGCAGGCGATTCTGGGCGCCGAGGAATGCCGCTTCGGTCCGTTCGTCGTCGAGGTGCGCTCTAAGCGCATACCCCCTTTCGCCAGACCGAAGTGTGATAGCAATCGGGTGAATAGTTGAAGGCGGATTCGCTGAGGTGTCCCGCCGGTTCGCGCCTGGGAATCCCGGGTGCGTCCACTGTGCTCGGGGGTGCTCGCGTTCGCGGGTCTGGCGTTCGCGGTTCTGGCGTTCGCGGGTCTCGCGTTCGCGGTCCTGGCCCTCGCGCTTCTGACGCTCCCGGGTCTGGCGTTCGCGGTCCTGGCGGTCGCGGGTGTCGCGTTCGCGGTCCTGGCGTTCCCGGTTCTGACGCTCGCGGTCCTGACGTGCGCGGGTGTGGACATCCGTCAGATGCTTGTACGCCGCGTTAAGCTGCTGCATTTGCCGGGTGACTTCCTCCCGGACCTTTGCCGGACTCGACTGATGCCGGTCCGGATGCCAGATCTGCGTGAGAAGGAGGTAGCGCTCCCGAATCTCCGCGACCGACGATTCGCGTGTCACGCCGAGAAGCGTGTACGGATCCTGTCCGTCAGGAAACATGATATCCACCGGATCTTATGAACGATCGAGGCGCGTGCCTGGTGATCATAACAGCAATTGTCGATACGACGCGCCCTGCCCCGCCCGACCCGCAGTGAACCGCTGCACGTGTCCATTCGTGGGCTGGCCGTACGGCGCGGGTTGGTGAGCCGGTGGCGCTCCGGCGGCGGGTGGCCGCTGCCTGCGGGTTCCCGTTACGCCAGCACGGCATCTCGAGGCGGCTGACCGGGCGTGCGGGGTCGACGCGCTGTCCGTTGGCGCGTCGACCAACGAACGGGCTGCACCGGGGACCGGCCAGGCAGCGGCCGAGTTGGTACCGACCCTCAGGTGCTGAGGTGCCGGCGGATGTCCCGTGCCAGGGCTGCCTGCGCCTCCTCGTCGGTCGGGAGGACGCCGTTCTCGGCCATGAGGGCGTGGAACTGCTGCTGGTGGTAGGGCACGCCCGGGGGCAGCGGCGCGAGGTGCCAGTGAAGGTGCGCGTTGCCCTGCTGGCTGCCGAGGCTCAGGGAGTACATCCGCTCCGTGGGCAGGGCCGCTGCCAGCGCCGTTGCGACCGCGTACACGATGCCCTGGAAGCGGAGGAAGTCGTGTTGCCGCATGTCCCGCACCCAGCATTCGATGTGCTGTTTCGGTGCGACGAGGCAGTGCCCGAGCAACGTCGGATTGCGAGCTAGGAAGGCGATGGTGTCGTCGTCCTCGTAGACGTCGTGGTGCCGATAGTCGGGGTGACCGGCCACGAGGGCACAGACGAAGCACGGGCCTTCGCGGACGCGACGCTCGTACCCATCAAGGTCGAATGCCGTCTTTGCCGGCTGGCCCTTCATCCGGGCAGCCTAAGATCCGGCGCACCCACTGGGAAGGCGTCGCAGGACCACCCCCGGATCGCCCTGTGCGCCGCGTAGGTTCGCGTGGGTCAGTAGACGGCGCGGGTGCCCGCGAACCAGGAGCCGACGGCCGACGTCGATCCGGCCCCGCGCGGGCGGTCTCGGGCTGGCCGGACGTTCGCTGCCCTGCGGGAGCGGGGGCGGCACGTGGTACGCGCCTGCGCCTGGCGGTTATGACCGTTGCCATCACGTCCCCAGAGGGTCACCATAGGCGCAGGGTGCCGTCACCATTATCGGTACTACGGCTGAGGATCCCGCAACGCGAGTCGCCGCGATGCTACTTGCGCCCGAGCATCGAAAAGCGAGACCATCACCCATGCTCGACCCCTCGCCCGAGGACGACGGGACTTCACCGACGGTTTCTACGCCGCATTTCGTGGGTCGTGATCGGGAGATGGCGGCGCTTCGGGTCGCCTTGGCCCGGCCACCGGCGATCGTGCTGGTAGAGGGCGAGGCGGGGATCGGGAAGAGCCGACTGCTGCGAGAGTGGTTGGCCGCGCCGGACCAGCGCACCGCCTTGGTCTCGGTGTGCCCACCGCTTCGCGAGTCGCTGACGTTGGGGCCGATCGTCGACGCGTTCCGTGGGATCGACCGCCCGGTGTCGCGATTGCGGCTCA contains:
- a CDS encoding HAD domain-containing protein; the protein is MPAPAQRPLLFLDVDGPLIPFGAPQAAPAGMTGGRDDALPRAGNTHPLLGRIRSEHGSRLAALPCDLVWASTWMTDANDVIAPLLGLPALAVAEWPDSDEDDSALHWKTRGLVEWAQGRSFVWVDDEITPADRLWVSTHHPGVALLHRVDPRHGLTDHDFAVIRGWLEQVQTGSLFL
- a CDS encoding J domain-containing protein gives rise to the protein MFPDGQDPYTLLGVTRESSVAEIRERYLLLTQIWHPDRHQSSPAKVREEVTRQMQQLNAAYKHLTDVHTRARQDRERQNRERQDRERDTRDRQDRERQTRERQKREGQDRERETRERQNRERQTREREHPRAQWTHPGFPGANRRDTSANPPSTIHPIAITLRSGERGYALRAHLDDERTEAAFLGAQNRLLLFRSAESMRKYVARTESHELATIAGWESFMDRMGSTAKEPDDDHSFDFDLVSYSLRFPPAQWVPTLFIAHRDLIREISEALELDDVLKLLTVGSPLDHLDDLFRVVDRPIAGLRARRQLASLQGGLFSGVWRKAIGGIEERVRWLR
- a CDS encoding HIT family protein, coding for MKGQPAKTAFDLDGYERRVREGPCFVCALVAGHPDYRHHDVYEDDDTIAFLARNPTLLGHCLVAPKQHIECWVRDMRQHDFLRFQGIVYAVATALAAALPTERMYSLSLGSQQGNAHLHWHLAPLPPGVPYHQQQFHALMAENGVLPTDEEAQAALARDIRRHLST